A genomic stretch from Setaria viridis chromosome 1, Setaria_viridis_v4.0, whole genome shotgun sequence includes:
- the LOC117860273 gene encoding ultraviolet-B receptor UVR8 isoform X1, with protein sequence MQCPMDAAANGTSPAMQFHSIADDSTLHSSPLPTALESSKRHCYGDGIPGEFPLAVSPSIVLHVLSACDLDPKDLAALEATCTFFSKPANFAPNFALSLPELAAFDMCQKRTMFKLMNEEEKECLKQRCGASWKHVLRYILVREKNGSRVIAGPGHSIVITTSGDVYSFGANCSGQLGLGDSEDRFKPCLISISFHLLVRSLQGIKITQAAVGSRRTMLVSDTGSVYAIGKDNFRGAELVEAAHTSQITTPKIVESLKGVFVVQAAIGGYFSAVLSREGRVYTFSWGKSERLGHNSDPSDVEPRLLSELEDVPVAYISAGNCYLLMLAYQPNGLSVYSVGCGLGGKLGHGCKTNKGVPKLIEQFQSLSFKPVSISAGTWHAAALSADGRVCTWGWGHTGCLGHGDEEYKAAPTVVEGLRNVKAVHLSTGEYTTFVVADNGDVYSFGSGESLNLIFQEDDEGEEEGPDFSIPSIVESLKALNKKVAQVCPTNASYWLNSEMGHPHTFVVMESGELCAFGGGIRGQLGVKLLEGVEKVSVPMHVPIDLS encoded by the exons ATGCAGTGCCCCATGGACGCTGCTGCTAATGGAACCTCACCAGCGATGCAATTCCATAGCATTGCTGATGACTCAACATTACATTCATCTCCTTTGCCAACAGCTCTTGAAAGTTCAAAGCGGCATTGCTATGGAGATGGGATCCCAGGTGAATTCCCCCTTGCTGTGAGCCCCTCCATTGTTCTCCATGTGCTCTCAGCCTGTGATCTTGACCCGAAAGATCTCGCCGCTCTGGAG GCTACATGTACATTTTTCAGTAAACCAGCAAATTTTGCACCAAACTTTGCACTGTCGCTTCCAGAGCTAGCAGCATTTGATATGTGCCAGAAAAGGACCATGTTTAAGCTGATgaatgaagaagaaaaggagtgTCTGAAACAACGTTGTGGGGCCTCCTGGAAGCATGTTCTTAGGTATATTTTGGTTAGGGAGAAGAATGGCTCTCGGGTGATTGCCGGGCCAGGCCATAGCATAGTTATAACCACTAGTGGAGATGTATATTCGTTTGGGGCCAACTGCTCTGGTCAGCTTGGCCTTGGGGATTCAGAAGACCGGTTCAAGCCATGTCTTATCAG TATCAGCTTTCACCTCCTTGTTAGGTCTCTACAAGGAATCAAAATCACACAAGCTGCAGTTGGATCAAGACGGACAATGCTTGTTAGTGACACAGGAAGCGTTTATGCAATTGGCAAGGATAATTTCAGGGGTGCGGAATTAGTTGAGGCTGCTCATACTAGTCAGATTACAACTCCTAAGATAGTGGAGTCACTGAAGGGTGTGTTTGTTGTTCAAGCTGCCATAGGAGGTTACTTCTCTGCAGTTCTGTCTAGAGAGGGTCGAGTTTACACTTTCTCATGGGGCAAAAGTGAGAGGCTCGGCCACAATTCAGATCCTTCAGATGTTGAGCCTCGCCTTCTATCTGAACTGGAGGATGTCCCTGTTGCCTATATCTCTGCAGGAAATTGCTACCTCCTTATGTTGGCATACCAACCGAATGGACT GTCTGTGTATTCTGTAGGCTGTGGTTTAGGAGGCAAGCTTGGGCATGGATGCAAGACTAATAAGGGCGTGCCCAAGTTGATTGAACAGTTTCAGTCCTTGAGCTTTAAGCCAGTTTCAATATCAGCTGGCACTTGGCATGCCGCAGCCCTCAGTGCTGACGGGCGTGTGTGCACCTGGGGTTGGGGACACACTGGTTGTTTGGGGCATGGTGATGAGGAATACAAGGCTGCTCCCACAGTGGTAGAAGGATTACGCAACGTGAAGGCCGTTCATCTCTCCACTGGTGAATACACTACCTTTGTTGTCGCAGATAATGGGGATGTGTACTCCTTTGGATCCGGTGAATCCTTGAATTTAATTTTCCAG gaggacgacgagggagaggaggagggcccAGACTTCTCGATCCCGAGCATAGTCGAGTCGCTCAAGGCGCTGAACAAGAAGGTCGCGCAGGTCTGCCCCACGAACGCCTCCTACTGGCTGAACTCGGAGATGGGGCACCCGCACACATTCGTGGTGATGGAGTCCGGCGAGCTGTGCGCGTTCGGGGGAGGGATCAGAGGCCAGCTCGGCGTGAAGCTCCTCGAGGGCGTGGAGAAAGTGAGCGTCCCGATGCATGTTCCGATCGACCTCAG
- the LOC117860273 gene encoding ultraviolet-B receptor UVR8 isoform X2, giving the protein MQCPMDAAANGTSPAMQFHSIADDSTLHSSPLPTALESSKRHCYGDGIPGEFPLAVSPSIVLHVLSACDLDPKDLAALEATCTFFSKPANFAPNFALSLPELAAFDMCQKRTMFKLMNEEEKECLKQRCGASWKHVLRYILVREKNGSRVIAGPGHSIVITTSGDVYSFGANCSGQLGLGDSEDRFKPCLIRSLQGIKITQAAVGSRRTMLVSDTGSVYAIGKDNFRGAELVEAAHTSQITTPKIVESLKGVFVVQAAIGGYFSAVLSREGRVYTFSWGKSERLGHNSDPSDVEPRLLSELEDVPVAYISAGNCYLLMLAYQPNGLSVYSVGCGLGGKLGHGCKTNKGVPKLIEQFQSLSFKPVSISAGTWHAAALSADGRVCTWGWGHTGCLGHGDEEYKAAPTVVEGLRNVKAVHLSTGEYTTFVVADNGDVYSFGSGESLNLIFQEDDEGEEEGPDFSIPSIVESLKALNKKVAQVCPTNASYWLNSEMGHPHTFVVMESGELCAFGGGIRGQLGVKLLEGVEKVSVPMHVPIDLS; this is encoded by the exons ATGCAGTGCCCCATGGACGCTGCTGCTAATGGAACCTCACCAGCGATGCAATTCCATAGCATTGCTGATGACTCAACATTACATTCATCTCCTTTGCCAACAGCTCTTGAAAGTTCAAAGCGGCATTGCTATGGAGATGGGATCCCAGGTGAATTCCCCCTTGCTGTGAGCCCCTCCATTGTTCTCCATGTGCTCTCAGCCTGTGATCTTGACCCGAAAGATCTCGCCGCTCTGGAG GCTACATGTACATTTTTCAGTAAACCAGCAAATTTTGCACCAAACTTTGCACTGTCGCTTCCAGAGCTAGCAGCATTTGATATGTGCCAGAAAAGGACCATGTTTAAGCTGATgaatgaagaagaaaaggagtgTCTGAAACAACGTTGTGGGGCCTCCTGGAAGCATGTTCTTAGGTATATTTTGGTTAGGGAGAAGAATGGCTCTCGGGTGATTGCCGGGCCAGGCCATAGCATAGTTATAACCACTAGTGGAGATGTATATTCGTTTGGGGCCAACTGCTCTGGTCAGCTTGGCCTTGGGGATTCAGAAGACCGGTTCAAGCCATGTCTTATCAG GTCTCTACAAGGAATCAAAATCACACAAGCTGCAGTTGGATCAAGACGGACAATGCTTGTTAGTGACACAGGAAGCGTTTATGCAATTGGCAAGGATAATTTCAGGGGTGCGGAATTAGTTGAGGCTGCTCATACTAGTCAGATTACAACTCCTAAGATAGTGGAGTCACTGAAGGGTGTGTTTGTTGTTCAAGCTGCCATAGGAGGTTACTTCTCTGCAGTTCTGTCTAGAGAGGGTCGAGTTTACACTTTCTCATGGGGCAAAAGTGAGAGGCTCGGCCACAATTCAGATCCTTCAGATGTTGAGCCTCGCCTTCTATCTGAACTGGAGGATGTCCCTGTTGCCTATATCTCTGCAGGAAATTGCTACCTCCTTATGTTGGCATACCAACCGAATGGACT GTCTGTGTATTCTGTAGGCTGTGGTTTAGGAGGCAAGCTTGGGCATGGATGCAAGACTAATAAGGGCGTGCCCAAGTTGATTGAACAGTTTCAGTCCTTGAGCTTTAAGCCAGTTTCAATATCAGCTGGCACTTGGCATGCCGCAGCCCTCAGTGCTGACGGGCGTGTGTGCACCTGGGGTTGGGGACACACTGGTTGTTTGGGGCATGGTGATGAGGAATACAAGGCTGCTCCCACAGTGGTAGAAGGATTACGCAACGTGAAGGCCGTTCATCTCTCCACTGGTGAATACACTACCTTTGTTGTCGCAGATAATGGGGATGTGTACTCCTTTGGATCCGGTGAATCCTTGAATTTAATTTTCCAG gaggacgacgagggagaggaggagggcccAGACTTCTCGATCCCGAGCATAGTCGAGTCGCTCAAGGCGCTGAACAAGAAGGTCGCGCAGGTCTGCCCCACGAACGCCTCCTACTGGCTGAACTCGGAGATGGGGCACCCGCACACATTCGTGGTGATGGAGTCCGGCGAGCTGTGCGCGTTCGGGGGAGGGATCAGAGGCCAGCTCGGCGTGAAGCTCCTCGAGGGCGTGGAGAAAGTGAGCGTCCCGATGCATGTTCCGATCGACCTCAG